In Eptesicus fuscus isolate TK198812 chromosome 23, DD_ASM_mEF_20220401, whole genome shotgun sequence, one genomic interval encodes:
- the GAS2L1 gene encoding GAS2-like protein 1, with protein sequence MADPVASIAGSAAKSVRPFRSSEAYVEAMKEDLAEWLNALYGLGLPGGGDGFLMGLATGTTLCQHANAVTEAARALAAARPARGVAFQAHSVAPGSFVARDNVATFIGWCRAELGVPEVLMFETEDLVLRKNEKSVVLCLLEVARRGARLGLLAPRLVQFEQEIEQELRAAPSAPHAPTAEGEEGTPETAAAPGAPPRGPRMTPTDLRNLDELVREILGHCTCPDQFPMIKVSEGKYRVGDSSLLIFVRVLRSHVMVRVGGGWDTLEHYLDKHDPCRCSSTAHRPAPPRTQTFSPQRVSPTPSPRAGSPAPGGERRGSRPEVTPVSLRSSKEGPETPLRARDQLPPHPRSRRYSGDSDSSASSAQSGPLGARSDDSGTGTRKERPSRRLTTGTPASPRRPPAPRSQSRDQLDRGRLQEAPRGRRAQLSTPSPARRARSQSREEQAVLLVRRDRDGQHSWVPRGRASGGSGRSSPRTPRARSPAAPRPPRVSSPSPELGTTPASVFRTPLQLDPQHEQQLFRRLEEEFLANARALGATAGGAPPGPAPDPARAPDAPGPDSAYCSSSSSSSSLSVLGGKCGQPGDSGRMANGLPGCRGPALSSSSDEGSPCPGVGGRPDASGSHLAGPEPPRTWARGRMDTQPDGKPSRIPTPRGPRRPSEPTVPGAWHALHAVSPRAEPDSWM encoded by the exons ATGGCAGACCCCGTGGCGAGCATCGCAGGCTCGGCCGCCAAGAGCGTGAGGCCGTTCCGCTCGAGCGAGGCCTACGTGGAGGCCATGAAGGAGGACTTGGCCGAGTGGCTCAACGCCTTGTACGGCCTGGGTCTGCCCGGCGGGGGCGATGGCTTCCTGATGGGCCTGGCCACCGGCACCACCCTGTGCCAGCACGCCAACGCTGTCACCGAGGCTGCCCGCGCGCTGGCCGCTGCCCGTCCTGCCCGCGGGGTGGCCTTCCAGGCGCACAGCGTGGCGCCGGGCTCCTTCGTGGCCCGGGACAACGTGGCCACCTTCATCGGCTGGTGCCGGGCGGAGCTGGGGGTGCCCGAGGTGCTCATGTTCGAGACCGAGGACCTGGTGCTGCGCAAGAACGAGAAGAGCGTGGTGCTCTGCCTGCTGGAGGTGGCGCGGCGCGGGGCCCGCCTCGGCCTGCTGGCCCCTCGCCTCGTGCAGTTCGAGCAGGAGATCGAGCAGGAGCTGCGCGCTGCACCCTCGGCCCCCCACGCCCCGACGGCCGAGGGTGAGGAGGGCACCCCCGAAACTGCTGCTGCACCAGGGGCTCCCCCCCGAGGGCCCCGCATGACCCCCACGGACCTGCGCAACCTCGACGAGCTG gTGAGGGAGATCCTGGGCCACTGCACCTGCCCAGACCAGTTTCCCATGATCAAGGTCTCCGAGGGCAAGTACCGCGTGGGAGACTCCAGCCTGCTCATCTTCGTGCGG GTGCTGAGGAGCCACGTGATGGTCCGCGTGGGCGGCGGCTGGGACACGCTGGAGCACTACCTGGACAAGCACGACCCTTGCCGCTGCTCCTCCACAG cgcACCGCCCAGCCCCGCCGAGGACCCAGACATTCTCCCCGCAGAGGGTGTCACCCACTCCCAGCCCCCGAgctggcagcccagccccagggggtGAGCGGCGAGGCTCCCGGCCAGAGGTGACGCCCGTGAGCTTGCGGAGCTCCAAGGAGGGGCCCGAGACCCCACTCAG ggcccgggatcagctgcccccccacccccgctcccgaCGCTACTCTGGGGACAGCGACTCTTCAGCCTCCTCAGCCCAGAGCGGCCCCCTTGGTGCCCGGAGTGATGACTCGGGCACGGGCACCCGGAAGGAGCGGCCCAGCCGGCGGCTGACCACAGGCACCCCAGCCTCCCCGAGACGACCCCCCGCCCCTCGCAGCCAGTCCCGAGACCAGCTAGATCGGGGGCGGCTCCAGGAGGCCCCCAGAGGCAGGCGAGCCCAGCTGTcgacccccagccctgcccggcgGGCCCGGAGCCAGAGCCGCGAGGAGCAGGCCGTGTTGCTGGTGCGCAGGGACCGAGACGGGCAGCACTCCTGGGTGCCGCGGGGTAGGGCCAGTGGGGGCTCAGGCAGGAGCAGCCCCCGCACTCCCCGTGCCCGcagccccgccgccccccggcctccccgggtctccagccccagcccggaGCTGGGCACCACGCCTGCCAGCGTCTTCCGCACCCCCTTGCAGCTTGACCCCCAGCACGAACAGCAGCTGTTCCGGCGCCTGGAAGAGGAGTTCCTGGCCAACGCCCGAGCCCTCGGGGCCACTGCTGGTGGAGCCCCCCCTGGACCAGCCCCCGACCCGGCTCGGGCCCCCGACGCTCCAGGCCCCGACTCGGCCTACtgttcctccagctcctcctcttcGTCCCTCAGTGTCCTGGGTGGCAAGTGTGGCCAACCGGGGGACTCTGGCCGGATGGCCAATGGGCTGCCCGGGTGCCGGGGCCCAGCCCTGTCCAGCTCTTCCGATGAAGGCAGCCCCTGCCCTGGTGTGGGGGGGCGGCCAGATGCATCTGGGAGTCACCTGGCTGGCCCTGAGCCCCCAAGGACCTGGGCACGGGGCCGGATGGACACACAGCCGGACGGGAAACCCTCACGAATCCCCACGCCTCGGGGCCCCCGCCGCCCGTCGGAACCCACGGTGCCCGGGGCCTGGCACGCCCTGCACGCGGTCAGCCCCAGGGCGGAGCCGGATTCCTGGATGTGA
- the RASL10A gene encoding ras-like protein family member 10A: MGGSLRVAVLGAPGVGKTAIIRQFLFGDYPECHQPTDGPCLYRPAVLLDGAVYDLSIRDGDGAGPGQRPGGLEEWPDPKDWSLQDTDAFVLVYDICSPDSFDYVKALRQRIAETRPAGAPEAPILVVGNKRDRQRLRFGPRRALAALVRRGWRCGYLECSAKYNWHVLRLFRELLRCTLVRARPAHPALRLQGALHPAHCSLM, translated from the exons ATGGGGGGCAGCCTGCGGGTGGCCGTGCTGGGGGCCCCGGGCGTGGGCAAGACGGCCATCATCCGCCAGTTCCTGTTCGGGGACTACCCCGAGTGCCACCAGCCCACGGACGGGCCCTGCCTCTACCGGCCGGCGGTGCTGCTCGACGGCGCCGTCTACGACCTGAGCATCCGCGACGGGGACGGCGCTGGACCCGGTCAGAGACCCGGAGGCCTGGAG GAGTGGCCGGACCCTAAGGACTGGAGCTTGCAGGACACGGACGCCTTCGTGCTGGTCTACGACATCTGCAGCCCCGACAGCTTCGACTACGTGAAGGCCCTGCGGCAGCGAATCGCCGAGACCAG GCCGGCAGGCGCACCGGAGGCGCCCATCCTCGTGGTAGGCAACAAGCGGGACCGGCAGCGGCTGCGCTTTGGGCCGAGGCGCGCCCTGGCCGCCCTGGTGCGCAGGGGCTGGCGCTGCGGCTACCTCGAGTGCTCGGCCAAGTACAACTGGCACGTGCTGCGCCTCTTCCGCGAGCTGCTCCGCTGCACCCTGGTGCGCGCGCGGcccgcccacccagccctgcgcctgcagggggcgctgcaCCCCGCGCACTGCAGCCTCATGTGA